One genomic region from Diabrotica undecimpunctata isolate CICGRU chromosome 9, icDiaUnde3, whole genome shotgun sequence encodes:
- the LOC140450510 gene encoding uncharacterized protein — MVLAFVKSQKGNNLLLYNGFLHKKERVIGEKTIWKCATYNKCKCTGRVHTVVDEITKSTEHNHVADTAKIEAKEACNRMKEAAQQLEHSTQGVVSEISQGLSLAATAQLPSVSSLKKTVQRVRNELGGTPANPRNLEELVLPEEYKTTTGGELFLLFDSGPEEERILLFSTQRHLRFMEQCDHWYADGTFNSAPPLFSQIYTIHGVRYSNVIPTVFALLTNKTQETYTRVFQQLKVLNPALRPLTIMMDFERAAMNAAQTEFPNVRIRGCFFHFSQCMWRHIQSAGLQRRCIENPDFALHLRQLTALAFVPDNHVVRVYEELLNSDFYTQNEELLVPLINYFEDTWIGRLARRGNRRQPLFPANVWNCYDLADQDIPRTNNAVEGWHNSFSSLLNKQYISGNVPPRKRKYQDTANRIRAIVADYADRPTLEYLRGIAHNFQLQT, encoded by the exons ATGGTGTTAGCGTTTGTGAAAAGCCAAAAAGGCAACAACTTGTTACTTTATAATGGATTTCTCCATAAAAAAGAGCGAGTGATTGGTGAAAAGACAATTTGGAAGTGTGCTACTTATAATAAGTGCAAATGTACAGGAAGAGTGCATACCGTTGTGGATGAAATTACAAAATCCACAGAACATAATCACGTTGCAGACACGGCAAAGATTGAAGCAAAAGAAGCTTGTAACCGGATGAAAGAAGCTGCACAACAACTGGAACACTCCACCCAAGGTGTAGTAAGTGAAATTTCTCAAGGACTTTCCTTAGCTGCTACGGCACAACTTCCATCAGTGTCGTCGTTAAAAAAAACTGTGCAAAGAGTTCGGAACGAGCTAGGAGGTACGCCCGCAAATCCGAGAAATTTAGAAGAACTTGTGCTtcctgaagaatataaaacaactaCAGGCGGTGAGCTATTTCTATTATTTGATAGCGGGCCAGAAGAAGAacgtattttgttattttcaacaCAAAGACATTTAAGATTTATGGAACAATGCGATCATTGGTATGCCGATGGAACATTTAACTCAGCACCACCATTGTTTTCTCAAATATACACAATTCATGGAGTGCGATACAGTAATGTAATCCCGACTGTATTTGCACTTCTAACGAACAAAACACAAGAGACTTATACACGTGTTTTTCAGCAACTAAAGGTGTTGAATCCGGCCTTGCGCCCTCTAACAATAATGATGGACTTTGAAAGAGCGGCAATGAATGCTGCACAAACTGAGTTCCCAAATGTGAGAATCCGCGGATGTTTTTTTCATTTCTCGCAGTGTATGTGGCGCCATATTCAAAGTGCCGGATTGCAACGTAGATGTATTGAGAATCCTGACTTCGCCCTTCACCTAAGACAATTGACAGCTCTTGCGTTTGTTCCAGACAACCATGTAGTCAGAGTGTACGAGGAGTTGCTCAATAGCGATTTttatacacaaaatgaagaactACTAGTGCCGCTGATTAATTACTTTGAAGACACTTGGATAGGAAGATTAGCTAGAAGAGGAAATCGAAGACAACCCCTTTTTCCAGCAAATGTATGGAATTGTTACGATTTGGCAGACCAAGATATACCTCGAACTAATAATGCTGTCGAAGGATGGCACAAcagcttttcttctcttctcaata agCAGTACATTTCGGGCAATGTACCTCCacgcaaaagaaaatatcaaGATACAGCAAACAGGATAAGAGCTATTGTTGCCGATTATGCTGACAGGCCAACTTTAGAATATTTGAGAGGCATTGCTCACAATTTTCAGttgcaaacataa